The Microbispora sp. ZYX-F-249 genomic interval ACCGGGACGCCCTTGCCGAGCATGCCCGGCAGGACCTCGGCCACGTTCATGGGCAGCCGCACGCAGCCGTGCGACGCCGGGTACAGCGGCACCGACAGCGCGCCGTGCAGCGCGATGCCGCCGTTAAAGAAGATCGGGTTGTAGAGCTGCCCGAGGTAGGACCGGTGCCAGCCCTTGACCCGCCAGGTGGTCTTGTAGTCGCCGGTCGGCGTGCGGGCGCTGCCGGAGAACCGCTGCCGCCTGCCGTTCCAGGTGGCGTACTCGGTGTAGGGGATGCCGCTGCCGCTGGAGATGTGGCTGATCATCACCGGCGCGCCGCCCCGGTACAGAACCATCACCTGTTTGGTCAGGTCCACCTCGACGCGGGCCGGCTTGCCCCGGGGCACCAGGACCCTGGGCGCGCGGGGGTTCTCCAGCGCCCTCCAGGTGCGGGCGGCGATCGTGCTGGTCGGCTTGATCCCCTGAACCTTCTGGAACGCCCAGACCGCCGTCAGAGTGGTCCCGCCGTACCGGCCGTCGGCCGAGCCGGGCATGTACCCGAGCTCCTTGAGCCGGGACTGCAGCGCCTTCACGGCCGAGCCCTTGGCGCCGAGCTTGAGCGTC includes:
- a CDS encoding L,D-transpeptidase family protein, yielding MMRGRRRLAAATLVAVGAVTFAATGVTGTAQARTTAPAGTVTTSTVLSSSTVPSALPAFPALPARAAVPGRAAYPPFTAPGKTLKLGAKGSAVKALQSRLKELGYMPGSADGRYGGTTLTAVWAFQKVQGIKPTSTIAARTWRALENPRAPRVLVPRGKPARVEVDLTKQVMVLYRGGAPVMISHISSGSGIPYTEYATWNGRRQRFSGSARTPTGDYKTTWRVKGWHRSYLGQLYNPIFFNGGIALHGALSVPLYPASHGCVRLPMNVAEVLPGMLGKGVPVHVRGAFRR